The Zygosaccharomyces rouxii strain CBS732 chromosome G complete sequence genome contains a region encoding:
- the JAC1 gene encoding J-type chaperone JAC1 (similar to uniprot|P53193 Saccharomyces cerevisiae YGL018C JAC1 Molecular chaperone involved with partner Ssq1p in assembly of Fe/S clusters and in mitochondrial iron metabolism contains a J domain typical to J-type chaperones localizes to the mitochondrial matrix) has protein sequence MLNLVRQRRFLSTFYELFPQTFPKKAPVWNFNERQLRKEYRNLQAQHHPDMLGGNLSQEVSSSGGNYSSLLNKAYHTLKEPLPRSQYMLKVLNNMDLTEERLSQSIMQSDPSILMQVLDTHEQLEEVLSEEDVRNIDLENRDRIKGIESQLQECYETMDYGRAARLTVELKYWVNLAKAIKEWQPGKPVTINH, from the coding sequence ATGCTAAATCTAGTAAGGCAAAGGCGTTTCCTAAGCACATTTTATGAACTCTTTCCCCAAACCTTCCCCAAGAAGGCTCCAGTTTGGAATTTTAACGAGAGACAGCTACGTAAGGAGTATCGAAACCTACAGGCACAACACCATCCTGACATGTTAGGTGGGAATCTCTCACAGGAAGTCTCAAGTAGTGGCGGTAATTATTCATCTCTGCTCAATAAGGCCTACCACACTCTGAAAGAGCCGTTGCCAAGATCGCAGTACATGCTCAAAGTTTTAAACAATATGGACTTAACTGAAGAAAGACTCTCCCAAAGTATAATGCAAAGTGATCCTAGCATATTGATGCAAGTTCTAGACACTCATGAGCAGTTGGAGGAAGTTCTAAGTGAGGAAGATGTTCGGAATattgatttggaaaatagGGATCGTAttaaaggaattgaatcaCAGTTACAAGAGTGCTACGAGACTATGGATTATGGTAGGGCCGCGAGATTAACAGTGGAATTAAAATACTGGGTTAATTTGGCCAAGGCAATTAAGGAATGGCAACCAGGGAAACCAGTTACTATCAATCATTGA
- the KAP122 gene encoding Kap122p (similar to uniprot|P32767 Saccharomyces cerevisiae YGL016W KAP122 Karyopherin beta responsible for import of the Toa1p-Toa2p complex into the nucleus binds to nucleoporins Nup1p and Nup2p may play a role in regulation of pleiotropic drug resistance), whose protein sequence is MLWKLFKANLLHLVKFCNQYVKDPSTCAPLLITIKKLMSNLSLIFTNINELGNAETTGNAVTHWNNPIDTLVLMLSHEEQFASENWQDTLQTDELIHRLINSPVPYNGLMQFIKTSELCNKLVLMFTEIIVEDLTKLQSRKGSMSKTYEVVHEHLYISTMALINANLSEWQVSEDILYNCIGAWINYISMARNVSPHGRMDLSEMFDNMINRMCQSSEATDDFYQAEKILSILANVFANDPIIMGHPQREQLEVIFLGVSRTGNADSSKNEWMLQYMNHLVTNEMTDDLKELAVCVVDFLQVNTLDMCNKLFTVISSSQVNGENLQQYVKVLLQLTNFPLVPVLQEFFSVRMVDFWLDLADCYSNTITETYTEQAPQLATEIFQQVVNIYLPKISLLNKQKAMEAESDDTATHEFDDFRSAIADLMESLWSILGNDKLTNILITGVGENTLSAGGAGNVDIFEIEAMSFLLNTLLTDMNLSESPWICDILDSCEFFIRNILMLFQVGCESPADSVVARTLKLDFVRTGSSLIGTMAGYFQQSPSQLSTCVDALFQGLEKCTVSASPADSQLNDKMEVMIIKTISILCDTCRHELSSYLMQFINVFNTIMRPESNVSTFTREKLTRSMGFIIESQVENGPEKQANCMLEVLNTIENYIQQALSIPEPPSEQQRSYLHCMLSCISELGTAMIHSSDVENEAFVQRIAEFQNYWQSDPLQISYKVLNLLQLVLSNPAYAKDMAFVEVSCLILGKALGLPNEDPHFLKYSMSDIMEFLLKHISTTEVALALPYYVYLLEKLIKHYKDQLSSQDFDFLFENFFFKYYQSAILHDPDLLQTTINFVNSVLDSKPGLVVHGTYWTSFLLPEFVKYLSAKERFTIVAVTKFWCKVINNKKYTREDIELTHHQFVSMGQDIVYQAMFGLFHSQRSDLNSYTDLLRTIMAKLPLQTPKWLVTALPAISNNNAAHEKFVSKLSVTRGSRAANNVILEWWLSCNALPSL, encoded by the coding sequence ATGTTGTGGAAACTATTTAAGGCCAATCTTCTACATCTAGTGAAATTTTGCAATCAGTATGTGAAAGATCCATCGACATGTGCACCTCTACTCATtacaataaaaaaattgatgtCTAATTTATCACTGATCTTTACCAATATTAACGAGTTGGGAAATGCAGAAACTACTGGTAATGCGGTGACCCATTGGAACAATCCCATAGATACATTAGTTTTGATGCTTTCCcatgaagaacaatttgcATCTGAAAATTGGCAGGATACTTTGCAAACTGATGAACTGATCCATCGTCTGATCAATTCGCCGGTTCCATATAATGGCTTGATGCAATTCATTAAGACTTCTGAGTTGTGTAATAAGTTGGTGCTTATGTTCACTGAAATTATCGTGGAAGATTTGACCAAGCTTCAATCGAGAAAAGGTTCCATGAGTAAAACGTACGAAGTTGTTCATGAGCACTTATACATTTCTACTATGGCTCTAATTAATGCTAATTTATCTGAATGGCAAGTTTCTGAAGatattctttacaattGTATTGGAGCGTGGATCAATTATATATCTATGGCAAGGAACGTTTCCCCCCATGGACGTATGGATTTGAGTGAAATGTTTGATAACATGATCAATAGGATGTGCCAATCTAGTGAAGCTACAGATGACTTTTATCAAGCagaaaaaattttgagcATCCTTGCCAATGTATTTGCTAATGATCCTATTATTATGGGCCATCCTCAACGTGAACAACTTGAAGTTATCTTTTTAGGTGTTTCGAGAACTGGAAATGCCGATTCCTCAAAAAACGAATGGATGTTACAATATATGAACCATTTAGTTACTAATGAAATGACTGATGATTTAAAAGAACTCGCTGTTTGTGTTGTAGATTTTCTACAAGTTAACACTTTGGATATGTGCAATAAACTATTCACGGTGATCTCATCCTCACAAGTaaatggtgaaaatttACAACAATATGTCAAGGTACTTTTACAACTGACGAATTTCCCATTGGTACCAGTTTTACAGGAATTTTTCTCCGTCAGAATGGTTGATTTTTGGTTGGATTTAGCAGACTGTTATTCCAATACAATTACGGAAACTTACACAGAACAGGCTCCACAATTAGCCACGgagatttttcaacagGTTGTCAATATATACTTGCCCAAAATTAGTTTACTGAATAAACAGAAAGCTATGGAAGCAGAAAGTGATGATACTGCAACGCAcgaatttgatgattttagATCAGCCATTGCGGATCTAATGGAATCTTTATGGTCCATATTAGGcaatgataaattgaccaatatTCTGATCACAGGAGTAGGTGAAAACACACTTTCTGCTGGGGGCGCGGGTAATGTTGATATTTTTGAGATTGAAGCGATGTCTTTTCTACTCAATACACTTTTAACCGATATGAATTTAAGTGAAAGTCCTTGGATCTGCGATATACTTGATTCCtgtgaatttttcattagaAATATCCTCATGTTGTTCCAGGTTGGATGTGAGAGTCCTGCTGACTCCGTCGTAGCCAGAACGTTGAAACTGGACTTTGTTAGGACTGGTTCTTCATTGATAGGTACCATGGCAGGTTATTTCCAACAGTCGCCATCTCAATTGAGTACATGCGTGGATGCTCTTTTTCAAGGCTTGGAAAAATGCACAGTTTCAGCTTCACCCGCCGATAGTCAATTAAATGATAAGATGGAAGTAATGATTATTAAGACAATTTCTATTTTGTGTGATACTTGTCGTCACGAATTGTCATCATATTTGATGCAGTTTATTAATGTGTTTAACACAATAATGAGACCAGAATCCAACGTGTCTACTTTTACCagagaaaaattgactAGATCGATGGGGTTTATCATTGAATCACAAGTAGAAAATGGACCTGAGAAGCAAGCTAATTGCATGTTGGAAGTGCTTAACACTATAGAGAATTATATTCAACAGGCATTAAGTATCCCTGAACCACCTTCGGAACAACAAAGAAGCTATTTGCACTGCATGCTGTCATGTATTTCAGAATTGGGTACCGCTATGATTCATTCATCagatgtggaaaatgaGGCATTTGTGCAAAGAATCGcagaatttcaaaactatTGGCAATCAGATCCGTTACAAATTTCTTATAAAGTGTTAAATTTACTTCAATTGGTTTTATCAAATCCTGCGTACGCTAAGGATATGGCATTTGTGGAAGTTTCTTGTCTCATCTTGGGTAAAGCACTGGGTTTACCCAACGAAGATCCACattttctcaaatattctaTGAGCGACATTATGGAATTCTTACTCAAGCATATTTCTACTACGGAAGTAGCATTAGCGTTACCTTATTACGTCTaccttttggaaaaattgattaaacATTATAAAGATCAGTTGTCATCACAGGATTTCGATTTCTTGTTTgagaatttcttcttcaaatattaTCAATCTGCCATTTTACACGATCCTGATCTGTTACAAACTACAATTAATTTTGTCAATAGCGTTTTGGACTCTAAACCTGGTTTAGTAGTACATGGAACGTATTGGACATCCTTCTTATTACCAGAGTTTGTCAAATATCTTTCTGCTAAGGAAAGGTTCACCATTGTTGCAGTTACCAAATTCTGGTGTAAAGTTATTAATAACAAAAAGTATACCCGTGAAGACATTGAATTAACACATCATCAATTCGTATCA
- the ATE1 gene encoding arginyltransferase (similar to uniprot|P16639 Saccharomyces cerevisiae YGL017W ATE1 Arginyl-tRNA-protein transferase catalyzes post-translational conjugation of arginine to the amino termini of acceptor proteins which are then subject to degradation via the N-end rule pathway) produces the protein MTERLIISEPYYFSDSISHCGYCKGQKPDKNDNFAVKSWYDKHSEAKDGLDAQNCTLGVQAELVSVEMYDRLCNMGFRRSGKFLYKPDLLRNCCRMYTIRTTTDQVRVSKDMKTCVKRFKKAVSPEYNQENKKDHKGPFNFTQEIIDTESKSDNFYTKFEPAVYSDEKYRLFAKYQESVHNDFDHNAKSFKRFLCDAPFSPEVIRGTKQEWDQLNDWKNPERSHFERVGPAHECYYYNGNLIAIAVIDILPSGISSVYFIWDPEYGKLSLGKLSALRELAISSKINRKHYYMGYYIQDCPKMNYKGKYGGELMDLCNYRYTPLTRVEKEIDHSKFFVLSDDPNLTNEPHLNERFSGTADVWQTPGSLHNVVENIYGVNGGAFKVADDAAEQLSRREIPYSRELTHDICNDGNGKNDIYRIPNVVPGLLPLEEILQMVLQKKINLVNNSMVLFDTSVGHIRLVVDFDSESPKIKKAVCDLVRLFGLQNTMDSLVIV, from the coding sequence ATGACAGAACGTTTGATAATCTCAGAACCATATTACTTTAGTGATTCTATTTCTCATTGTGGATACTGTAAGGGACAGAAACCTGACAAGAATGATAATTTTGCTGTTAAATCGTGGTATGACAAACATTCAGAGGCCAAAGATGGGTTAGATGCTCAAAATTGTACACTAGGTGTTCAAGCGGAACTCGTATCAGTGGAAATGTACGATAGACTTTGCAATATGGGATTTAGAAGGTCTGGTAAGTTCTTATATAAACCAGAccttttgagaaattgcTGCCGTATGTACACCATTAGAACCACTACTGATCAAGTAAGGGTCTCTAAAGATATGAAAACTTGTGTCAAGAGGTTTAAAAAGGCAGTTTCACCAGAGTATAATCAAGAGAATAAGAAAGATCATAAGGGACCCTTCAACTTTACGCAAGAGATAATTGACACTGAAAGTAAATCCGACAATTTTTACACCAAATTTGAACCTGCAGTATACTCTGATGAAAAATATAGGCTTTTTGCAAAGTACCAAGAGAGTGTGCACAATGATTTTGACCATAATGCTAAATCATTCAAAAGGTTTCTATGCGATGCACCATTCTCACCAGAAGTCATTCGAGGCACCAAGCAAGAATGggatcaattgaatgattggaaaaatcctGAACGTTCCCATTTTGAAAGAGTAGGACCTGCCCATGaatgttattattataatgGAAATCTCATAGCTATAGCGGTAATTGACATTCTGCCGAGTGGTATATCTTCAGTTTATTTCATATGGGATCCAGAATATGGGAAACTGTCATTGGGCAAGTTGAGTGCCTTGAGAGAACTTGCCATTAGTAGTAAGATCAACCGTAAGCATTATTACATGGGGTACTATATTCAAGATTGtccaaaaatgaattatAAGGGCAAATATGGCGGTGAGCTTATGGATCTGTGCAACTATAGATATACACCGTTAACAAGagttgaaaaagaaatcgaTCATAGCAAATTCTTTGTTTTATCTGATGACCCAAATTTGACTAATGAACCACATCTAAACGAAAGATTTAGTGGAACTGCTGACGTTTGGCAAACCCCAGGGTCGCTGCACAATGTAGTGGAGAACATTTATGGTGTCAATGGTGGGGCATTTAAGGTAGCTGATGATGCAGCAGAACAGCTATCGAGAAGGGAAATCCCATACAGTAGAGAATTAACGCACGATATCTGTAACGATGGTAACGGTAAAAATGACATCTACCGTATCCCCAACGTAGTTCCAGGGCTCTTGCCGctagaagaaattttacaaatgGTCCTACAAAAGAAGATAAACTTAGTAAACAACAGCATGGTACTTTTTGATACCTCTGTGGGTCATATCCGACTAGTCGTAGATTTCGATAGCGAATCACCAAAGATTAAAAAGGCCGTCTGCGACCTTGTAAGGCTATTTGGTTTACAGAACACCATGGATTCATTAGTAATTGTAtag
- the CKB1 gene encoding casein kinase 2 regulatory subunit CKB1 (highly similar to uniprot|P43639 Saccharomyces cerevisiae YGL019W CKB1 beta (38kDa) subunit of protein kinase CK2) — protein sequence MPQDFIEDLSHPGSSEDDSGTYDEWIPTFCSRFGHEYFCQVPTDFIEDDFNMTSLSQEVPHYRKALDLILDLEAMSDEEDEDEDADMGTQNGNESGGGKPQLVNRSLAEHAAEQLYGLIHARYILTKPGLQAMAEKFDHKEFGTCPRYYCGGMQLLPCGLNDTIGKNTVRLYCPSCQDLYLPQSSRHLCMEGAYWGTSFPGVFLKHFEELEEYVERKNKEIFELKVFGFRINDAAISGPRMKWLRQYPSTPDEWEEFSKCEFEIPELPETNA from the coding sequence ATGCCACAGGATTTCATTGAAGATCTTTCACATCCAGGATcatctgaagatgatagTGGAACTTACGACGAGTGGATTCCTACCTTTTGCTCAAGATTTGGGCATGAATACTTTTGTCAAGTACCTACTGATTTTATCGAAGATGATTTTAATATGACTTCTTTATCACAAGAGGTTCCACACTATAGAAAGGCATTAGATTTGATATTGGATTTAGAAGCCATGAGTGAcgaagaggatgaagatgaagatgctgaTATGGGCACACAAAATGGTAATGAAAGCGGTGGTGGTAAACCACAACTGGTAAACCGTTCTTTAGCGGAACACGCTGCAGAACAACTGTACGGACTAATCCATGCTCGTTACATTTTAACAAAACCAGGATTACAAGCAATGgcagaaaaatttgatcataAGGAATTTGGCACATGTCCCCGTTACTACTGCGGTGGTATGCAGCTATTACCATGTGGATTAAATGATACTATTGGTAAGAATACAGTGCGGCTATACTGCCCCAGTTGTCAAGATTTATACTTACCCCAATCATCTCGCCACCTCTGCATGGAAGGTGCATATTGGGGAACAAGTTTCCCAGGTGTTTTTTTGAAGcactttgaagaattagaagaataCGTGGAACGTAAGAATAAAGAGatctttgaattgaaaGTTTTCGGATTTAGAATTAATGATGCTGCTATAAGTGGACCAAGAATGAAATGGCTAAGGCAGTACCCCTCGACACCTGATGAATGGgaagaattttccaaatgtgAGTTTGAAATTCCAGAATTGCCAGAAACTAATGCATAA